The Salvelinus namaycush isolate Seneca chromosome 1, SaNama_1.0, whole genome shotgun sequence genome has a window encoding:
- the LOC120055114 gene encoding uncharacterized protein LOC120055114 yields MSQDEKHPLIIPRTHHVATLLVRHYHEQVAHQGRHFSDGAIRAAGFWIIGSKRLVSGIIHKCVTCRKVRGRLVDQKMADLPADRLSSEPPFTSVGLDVFGPWNVITRRTRGGSADSKRWAVLFTCMSTRAVHIELIESMSTSSFINALRRFFSIRGPAKVLRSDRGTNFIGACRELGIDTNDSELTKYLSDKGCTWIFNPPHSSHMGGSWERLIGVARRILDAMLFQTGSTRLTHEVLSTLMSEVMAIINARPLVSVSTDPDMPAILTPSMLLTQKTSATSAPSGYFSMNDLHGKQWKQVQCLADTFWKRWRQEYLTTLQRRRKWTAEKPNVKVGDVVLLKDSQAHRNDWPVGLVVKTFPSTDKKVRKVELKIVKQGAAKVFLRPISEIVVLLSEAS; encoded by the coding sequence ATGTCACAAGACGAAAAACATCCTCTCATCATCCCACGGACACATCATGTCGCCACCCTGCTGGTAAGACATTATCACGAGCAAGTGGCTCACCAGGGCCGTCATTTTTCAGATGGAGCTATTCGAGCAGCAGGCTTCTGGATTATTGGGAGCAAACGTCTGGTCTCTGGTATCATTCACAAGTGTGTCACCTGCCGCAAGGTTAGAGGAAGGTTAGTTGACCAAAAGATGGCTGACTTGCCTGCAGACAGACTCTCATCTGAACCACCATTCACCAGCGTTGgacttgatgtgtttggaccatggaaTGTCATAACTCGTCGCACTAGAGGTGGTAGTGCAGACTCCAAGCGCTGGGCGGTGCTCTTTACATGTATGTCTACTAGAGCAGTCCATATCGAGCTCATCGAATCCATGTCCACATCCAGCTTCATCAACGCGCTGAGGCGTTTTTTCTCTATCCGTGGTCCAGCAAAAGTGCTACGCTCTGATCGAGGTACAAACTTTATAGGTGCCTGCAGGGAACTGGGTATCGACACAAATGACTCAGAACTGACTAAATACCTCTCAGATAAGGGATGTACTTGGATATTTAATCCTCCACACTCGTCTCATATGGGTGGTTCTTGGGAGAGACTCATTGGGGTTGCCAGACGTATCCTTGATGCTATGCTGTTTCAGACGGGCTCCACTCGTCTCACACATGAGGTCTTGAGCACTCTTATGTCTGAAGTTATGGCAATAATCAATGCGAGACCCTTAGTGTCAGTGTCAACCGACCCTGACATGCCTGCCATTCTCACACCCTCAATGTTACTGACACAAAAGACCAGCGCTACCTCAGCCCCTTCTGGATACTTCAGCATGAACGACCTTCATGGAAAACAGTGGAAGCAAGTCCAGTGTCTCGCTGACACCTTTTGGAAAAGGTGGAGACAGGAGTACCTGACAACGCTGCAGAGACGCAGAAAATGGACAGCAGAAAAGCCAAATGTAAAAGTGGGAGACGTTGTCTTATTGAAAGACAGTCAGGCACACAGAAATGACTGGCCAGTCGGGCTTGTGGTCAAAACCTTTCCCAGTACTGACAAAAAGGTTAGGAAAGTAGAACTAAAAATTGTCAAGCAAGGAGCTGCTAAGGTGTTTCTGAGACCAATCTCAGAGATTGTTGTTCTTCTTTCTGAAGCATCCTAG